The DNA sequence GGGATAACGCAAAAAAGTATATTGAGGGTGGAGCTCTTGGCGGAAAAGGCTCTTCTGCGCATAAGGCTGCTGTCGTTGGCGATACAGTAGGTGACCCATTCAAAGATACATCAGGGCCATCCTTGAATATTTTGCTGAAATTGATGTCGATTGTATCGGTAGTATTTGCTGGGATTATTATCAAATTCTCACCAAAGATAAGTGCCCTATTGCATCTCCATTGAGAAGAACACAAGCCACAGAAAAAGGTATAAGATACACTCCCCTTCCCTGACAAATAAGGGGAAGGGGGGGATCTGTGGACCGTGCGTTAAAATTTAGATAATACTATTTAAAACCGGAGGTAGTTATGCAGGGTGGTATGATTACGGAAAAGGATGATAGAATATGTCCTAATACAAATTGTCAATATGATAATCATGTAAAGGGAGCAAATTTTTGCATTCTCTGTGGTACGCTTCTTTACCATAGATGCGAAAATTGTGTCGATGTGAACCCGCGTTATGCGAGATTTTGTTACTATTGTGGAAGTAGTATAACAGATATTAAGCCTTCTGCTCAATATGAGGCTGATTTTGGTGGAAATATAGGTACACAACAGAGATAAATTTAAGGAGAGACTGAAACGATAAACTCAAAGGAAACTGCAACTATCTGTGCTAAAATTGCTGACGATAAGAAGGCTGAAGATATTCTGATCTTTGATGTGCGGGAAGTAACCTTTATTACCGATTTCTTTGTTATTTGTAGTGGATCTAATAAACGGCAATTGCAAAGCATTGCGCGCGATATAGAATTAAAACTCCATAGTTACGGTATTCATATGGTAGGTATGGAAGGATACGAAGATGCCTTATGGATACTGATGGACTATGGAGATGTTATAATTCACCTTTTTGATAAGGAAAAGCGTCGTTTTTACGATTTAGAACTTTTATGGGGCGACGCTCCAAAAATACATTGGAAATCCAATGCTTAAAAGTATTAATAGCTGCTCTTTTGGGGACGACTAAAACTCGTTATTCCTGATATACCTAATTTTTGTGCTCTTTTAATATTTTTAATTCTGCGGCTTTCCTCGCGGCGCTTCTTTTCCGATGGTTTTTCAAAATAAGCAATACGTTTTGATTGATTAATGATACCTTCTTTATCGCACATTTTCTTAAATCTTCTTAATGCATCTCTTATATTTTCATCCTGTGTTATTTGTATTTTCGCCATAAATGATCTAATATTCCTTTCTTTAAATTGTTATTTGGTTAAATTTTTTGAAAAAATATTTTAATTTATATAATATTCTACGTCAAGTAAAAAATCTTATTTAAAATACGAGTATGTTTATAAAAGCGACTATATCAAAGCTGGTAAGTAACCAAAATCTAAGTATTGAAGATAGTATGGCGGTGATGACAGAAATAATGGAAGGAAATGTTACTGATGCACAAATTGCATCTTTTATTACCGCTTTACGTATGAAGGGAGAAACTGTCGAAGAAATTACCGGATGTGCTTTAGCCATGAGAAAAAAGGCTATTAAGATCAGAGCAGAAGATGGTGTCATAATCGATACATGCGGGACAGGAGGGGATGCTAAAAATACCTTTAATATCTCTACTGCTGCTGCCTTCGTCGTAGCAGGTACCGGCCTGAGGGTGGCAAAACATGGCAATAAAGCATCGTCCAGCCAGTGTGGGAGTGCAGATGTATTAAAACAGTTAGGTATCAATATTGAAGCTGATGTTAAGATAGTAGAAAGATGTATCAGGGAGGCTAATATTGGATTTCTCTTTGCTCCCATGTTGCACCAGGCAATGAAATATGCCATCGGCCCTCGAAAGGAAATTGGAATTCGTACGGTATTTAATATCCTTGGGCCCTTAGCAAATCCAGCTGATGCTACCCATCGTATTCTTGGTGTGTATAGTGAGCACTTAACTATTATTATGGCAGAAACCCTGCAGCGGCTTGGGGACCAACATGCCTTTGTCGTACATGGATTGGACGGTATGGATGAGATAACGATTACAGATAAGACCAAGGTGTGTGAACTTGTAGGAAATACGATAAAAAGTTATTATCTCAACCCGGAAGACTTTGGTATAAAAAAATCAAAGCTTTCTGAGCTACTCGTAAATACACCGGATGAAAGTTCTCACGCAATTAAAGAAGTGTTGGATGGTATTCAAAGTCCAAAAAGGGATGTGGTGCTTTTAAATGCAGCAGCAGCGATTATTGCGGGGGGATTAGCAAAAGATTTTATAGAAGGGTTAAAAATTGCAGCACAATCTATCGATTCCGGGAGTGCAAAAGATAAGCTAAGGAAGTTACAGGAAATCAGTTGGCAATCCCTGTAAGGGTGAGGGTAGCGAAAAAAATGCAAGCCTCTTGTCCGGAGGGTATGTCATGAAACTTTCCGATTTTTTAGATAATAAAGTTATTACCATAAATCTCAAAGCAAGGCACAGGGGCACTGCGTTAAGTGAGATGGTGGGAATTCTCAAAAAAGCTGGGAAGATAAAAGACTCTGATACAATAATAAAGGCACTTTTGGAACGTGAAGCAACTGGTACCACGGGTATTGGGCAAGGGATGGCTTTTCCCCATGCGAGAATTTATGGACTTAAGGATCCCGTAGCCTTGATCGCTCTATCGCAATTGGGTGTCGATTTCAATGCAAGGGATGCAGAACCTGTCTATCTATTTTTTCTCTTTTTAACTCCTACAGAGGAAACATCACTCCATCTTCAGATACTCTCAAAGACATTAGCGATTTTTAAAGATAAACAATTTCGTCGCTCACTTCAGCATGCCAAGACATCAAGCGAGGCCTTCAGTATTATTCTTAATTATGAGAAGGGTGGAAAAGAGGTCTTTTTCCCTCTTTCTATAGATGAAATATACAGGGAACTTGGAACAAATCCTTTAGGACTGTCTGAATCAGAGGCAAAAAGGCGACTTGAAAGTTATGGTCAAAATATTCTCAGAGAGGTGAAGAGGAAGAGTCTCATCCTGAGATTTATAGAAAATCTCTATAATCTCCTTTAGCTTATGTGAAAGGAGTGCCTAAGGAAATTTTTAGTCTCTGTACCGGTATATTAATACATGGAAAAGCGGAACCGTAAATAGTACCCTTCATAGCCTTTGTTTTATTTAAGATACCTCTTCCTTTAACGGTCGTGCAAATACTGGCTAGGGAATCGATCTTTAAGGTTGGCTTCTTCAGCAATAAATTAGTGCTATTGGGAATAGCATCAGAGTTAATAATTATTTCGGCTCTGGTGTATACACCATTCCTGGAAAGGATATTTGGCCTTTTACCGATAGGGTTAAAGGAGTGGGGATTTCTCTCTGTTTTTGCTCCAACCCTCCTCTTAATAGAAGAAGGGAGGAAGTGGATAGTGAGAAAGTGGCGGTAGTAAGCATTTTCATTGCTGCCGGTATTTTTAAATCAGGTAATCTGGGAAAGGTATCAAATTTCTATCATTGTCAATATTTTATTGTTTTCATCTTGATTTCCGGGTTTGGCTCTGATAAAAAACAGAAATTGTATATGTATAATAACTTGTTAAGCGTCCGGCAGGTATGGATGACTGCCTGACTGAGGGATTTTAGATGAAGTCGATTAGCGATATTTTCTCAAAGACCTACGAGACACAAGAGGGGTTATGCTTCGTCGTAATGCCATTTTCAGAAAATCTAAGCGAGATTTACGAAAGAGTGCTCAAACCATCGGTTACGAGTGAGCCCCTTCTCATGCGCTGTATTCGTGGTGATGAAGTATATACGGACAAGCCAATAATGGGTGACGTCTGGGAGTTCATTCAGAAGGCTGAGATTGTTATTGCCGATTTAACCGGAAGAAACCCAAACGTGCTTTACGAACTTGGCCTTTGTCATGCGCTCTGGAAGAAGGTCGTTATGATTGCTCAATCTATTGAGGACTTGCCTTTTGATCTTCGCCATTTTCGGGCGATCATCTATAAACACACACTACGCGGTGCTGATGAGTTGCGGGAGAACTTAGTAAGCGCAATTATGGAACTGCGTGCGCTGCCATCCGCATCGGAAGGAGTCGAATTTCTCCGGGATGATCCCGATTCTCTAAAGGAATTCGATGGAATCCGGGTTATTGCGAAGAAAGACGCTTTATCCCCAACGCGAATTGTAATCAGGCGAGCGCATACGACTCAGATAAAGTATCCAACCATCACCATCTCTGTTTCCACAATAAATGTGACTGAGGATGGAGAGACCGAGTTCAGTATTGGATATATAATGGCTGGTTCCCGTATTCCAGAAAGCTTGAAAATTAAACTATATCCGTCCCAGTACATAACGATTCGTAATACACGCTCCGTTCAGTTGTTTTACCTGACCCTGAACGCGATTGATTCGGAGCGAAAGAGTGCGCTAATCGATATCGTTCCGCTACCAGCAGCAGAAGAAGGTGAAGAGTCATCTGCATCAAGCTAAGGGTGTCGTTCCCTAAGAGAGGAATGTGTCCATTTTTTCCTCTAGAAAGATTTATCCTTACCTGCACTTTTGCCACAAGGAGCAGGGCAATCGCATCAAAATGAGAATGGTAGGCGGCACTGACAAACTTCGTTTATCAGTGTTTTCTATTCCTTATGTGTATTCAAACAGGCACAGACAAATCATTCCTGCTCAAGACATACAGGGACAGGATTTATCTGTGTCGTGCTCTAACTTAATACAACTGGCGTAGCCGTTAACTGATATTCGAGAGGTTCTCTTGTAAGCTGAGCTGAAGAACTATTTTTTAGCGGTTGATAGGCTGCACCATCAAAGGCAAAATAATCTCTGAGTCCTTTTCAGATGCAATGGTGGATTTACTTTGTTTAATCTACCCTACCAGATGATTGAGGAGTGAGTAAGGTGGATTAAGCGAAGCGAATCCACCAAAGGGATAAACTCCAGGCATGGATATAAACTTTGCAGGCAACCTCTTAGAAGCTATCCCAAAACCTATTTCTGTACGGGAACCTCTCTATTTTCAAATGATTCTAAATACTAACAGTAAGGTTTTTAGATAACTCTCCAGACCGGGTGGCACGGACAAACTTTGTTTGTCCGTGCTTATTTACCTGCGTACATGGATATGGATTACAAAACACTGACAAACAAAGTTTGTCAGTGCCACCCCAGGTACCGGCTTACAGAGTATGAAAAATTCTCTCCTTATACCTACTATGTCTCACATGATTCTCGATACCAAATTGAGGTTTTGGGATGACCTCTAGTATTTTTACCATTCCCGTAATAAAAATGCTTAATGACATTGCCCTGCCACCTCAAAAACCGCTTACCTCAGATGATCCCGTCTCTTAGTAGGAAGCATTTCAAAAGCATTATTACCCGGCATACCTTTTTCTTTCCTTTCCGAAGGTTTTTACCGGAGAGATTCATGTAACCTCCTCAAAAATCAATCACCATCTCTCGATACTCGTGAAAATTTCTTGAATGTCAATTGCATATGATAAGTACATGAGGAATAGCAAACTCTAGAGGCATCATAGGTAATTATGACTTTATTTTAAACTAATTAAGATGCGGTCGTGTCCAGTATTGGTCTCGTAATAATCCCAGGAAAGTATCATATTACGCTGCTCATATCTCTCTCAAATATCCCCAGGTGTGAAGTTTGTCTGAGTCCTCAAACCATCGCTCTCCAATGTCGTCTCTGTAGTAGGCGTGTGGTATGATGATGTTTTTGATTCTTTTGTAGACTTGTGCTTGTGCTTCTTTCATTGTTTGTCCTGTTCCGCATACGATGAGCACAACTCCTGTGTTTCCTGTAACAATCCATTTATCGTTGACGAGTTTAACATCTTCGATGTGCACTCCTTCTGCTGGTTTTTTCTTGAAGTGTATGATGGAGTCTTTTGATTTGATCTTGAATGTTTCTTTGTCATTGAAGGGAAATGGTGGTACGACGAGTCGTACGCCTATTTGAAATCCTTTTTTAGTTTTGAACTCTTTGAGCTTTCCTGTTGCAATGCCGTGGAGGAATTCTCCGATGGGTGTGAGCATCCCTTCCTGTTGTATGCTGATAGTGGGGTAGCCGAAGCGCGATGTCCACTCGAGTGGATAAATACCGTTATTATTCGCGATGCAGTTGATGTCGATATAACCTACGTAATGTTCTTCCGCTAGTTTTTGTTCGAATTTTTTGAGTGTTGCATTAAAGATCTTGTTTGGTCCTGACCAGAACATCGAAGTCCCCATTTCTCCTGTTGATGGTCCCAGGTTTCCCGGGAAGAGTTTTTTGTGCTCGAAGTTGATGTTGATGGGGTAGACGAATTCTTTCCCGTTGAAGAATGCTCCGACTGCGATTTCTACTCCTGTGATGCGTTTTTGGAGTTGGAAGACCGGTATTTTTTTCGCGAGTGCTTTTTTGTAATCTTCGAGCACTTGTATAACATCTTTTCCG is a window from the Candidatus Jettenia sp. genome containing:
- the rsfS gene encoding ribosome silencing factor, which gives rise to MREVTFITDFFVICSGSNKRQLQSIARDIELKLHSYGIHMVGMEGYEDALWILMDYGDVIIHLFDKEKRRFYDLELLWGDAPKIHWKSNA
- a CDS encoding zinc ribbon domain-containing protein — its product is MQGGMITEKDDRICPNTNCQYDNHVKGANFCILCGTLLYHRCENCVDVNPRYARFCYYCGSSITDIKPSAQYEADFGGNIGTQQR
- the trpD gene encoding anthranilate phosphoribosyltransferase, which codes for MFIKATISKLVSNQNLSIEDSMAVMTEIMEGNVTDAQIASFITALRMKGETVEEITGCALAMRKKAIKIRAEDGVIIDTCGTGGDAKNTFNISTAAAFVVAGTGLRVAKHGNKASSSQCGSADVLKQLGINIEADVKIVERCIREANIGFLFAPMLHQAMKYAIGPRKEIGIRTVFNILGPLANPADATHRILGVYSEHLTIIMAETLQRLGDQHAFVVHGLDGMDEITITDKTKVCELVGNTIKSYYLNPEDFGIKKSKLSELLVNTPDESSHAIKEVLDGIQSPKRDVVLLNAAAAIIAGGLAKDFIEGLKIAAQSIDSGSAKDKLRKLQEISWQSL
- a CDS encoding PTS sugar transporter subunit IIA, with product MKLSDFLDNKVITINLKARHRGTALSEMVGILKKAGKIKDSDTIIKALLEREATGTTGIGQGMAFPHARIYGLKDPVALIALSQLGVDFNARDAEPVYLFFLFLTPTEETSLHLQILSKTLAIFKDKQFRRSLQHAKTSSEAFSIILNYEKGGKEVFFPLSIDEIYRELGTNPLGLSESEAKRRLESYGQNILREVKRKSLILRFIENLYNLL
- a CDS encoding phosphoribosylamine--glycine ligase; translation: MNEQKTLTPTPKNFLFVTIDALIADIAWHVAREGHSVKFYTESEDEKEVGDGFIQKVDNWETEVAWADVIVFDDVLGQGAKAQRLRQQGKNVIGGTPYTDKLEDDRTFGQEELKKHGIPIILYKEFTNFEDAITYVHQNPGRYVIKPSGESQNTKGLLFVGEEEDGKDVIQVLEDYKKALAKKIPVFQLQKRITGVEIAVGAFFNGKEFVYPININFEHKKLFPGNLGPSTGEMGTSMFWSGPNKIFNATLKKFEQKLAEEHYVGYIDINCIANNNGIYPLEWTSRFGYPTISIQQEGMLTPIGEFLHGIATGKLKEFKTKKGFQIGVRLVVPPFPFNDKETFKIKSKDSIIHFKKKPAEGVHIEDVKLVNDKWIVTGNTGVVLIVCGTGQTMKEAQAQVYKRIKNIIIPHAYYRDDIGERWFEDSDKLHTWGYLREI
- the rpsU gene encoding 30S ribosomal protein S21, translating into MAKIQITQDENIRDALRRFKKMCDKEGIINQSKRIAYFEKPSEKKRREESRRIKNIKRAQKLGISGITSFSRPQKSSY